AATTTCTTTTATGCAAATTTCGGTTTGGATTACTGGTACCCACCCCCACAACAACCTTACGAGCCTCCTTGATAGTTAGtgttttcataatttcattGTCTTGCTTAACATCtttgtctcttctttttttcgCAAAAAAGTAGTTAGTGCTTAGAACATAAGAGGTGTTAATTTTTGATGGGCCACTTCTACTCCATCTTTTATTAAGATTCTGTTGTAGAGACTCCCAAACGAGGGACCAATAAAAAGTCTCAATTTCCGAGATTCATTCTCAAATGAGTTAGGATTATGATCAAGAGGTAAGTTTggtttcaataaaatattttaattaaattttaaaaataatattataagtttttGTCAAAGATCGAGTAGAGTCTTTTCAAGTTGATCCGAATTAAAGATCAAAATGGACTGGCTCAGAAGGCTAAGATGGATCGGCATGGGTCAACGACCAAGACAGACCAGATTATATTGATTGTTGAGATGAGCAAGCCTTGATTAAAGGTCTATACGATCTGACCTAGGCCAAACACCACTATGGATGGACTCAAGTCATAGGCTGAGATGAGTCAGTTTGAGCCGAAGGTCAAGACATGTTGGTCAGGGGCCGAAGGTTGAGACATGCTATCCTAAAACGAAGGTCAAGACGAGCCGATCCGAACTAAATGCCAAGATGGGTGGCTTCATGCCAAAGGTCGAGATGAGTCAGATAAGATCAAAGGTTAAGATGGGATTCCTCAGTTTGAAAGTGGAGATATGCCAACTTGAATCGAAGGCCAAGATAGACCGATCTGATTTAAAGGCCAAGACAAATCGTACATGAACGATTATCGAGACGGACAAACTCATGTCTAAAGTCTAGATGGCTCAAAGGCCGAGAAGGCCGAACACGGTCAAAGGTCGAAACAGGTTGACCAAGACCAAATGTAGGGATAGGCCGATGAAGATTGAGACGGACTAACACGATAAAGGATGAGAAGGGTCGACAGATTCTGAAGGCTGCGATTGGACGACATGGGTTGAAAGTCAAGACTAATAGACTCAAACCAAAATCCAAGACAAGTCGACCCAGGCCGAAAGTCAAGACGGACTGGTCCGAGCAGAACTTTCAAACTTCCTGGCCTAAGTCGAAGGCTGAGACAGACTAGCCTATACTAAAGATTGAGACTGGCTGACTTAAATCAAAGGTCGAGACTACCTTGCCGAAGCAATTATCGAGACAGGTTGACTCAGCCAGATGTTAACAAAGATCAATTCTCAATTATTTGGTTGAATGTTATTTAGTTGAAtgttgtaatatattttaaaagataatatatactttttgtttagaaaaagaGAGTCTATGATACGATTCAGAAAGATTTTGTAATATCGTTTTATCCCATCAACTTTTCAATggaatgttttttaattatccAGATTTTTTTAACCCTAATTGACGTGGGTCAAGACAGATTAACAGTTTGAATCATATGTTAAGAGAAATCACAacctcaaaataaaaattttatcaaaCCAATAGactggtaataataattttcaaaatatcatgATATTAAAAACGATATTTAGTTCATCCAACTTAGACaataaatgagtttttttttatatactttatcAATATTTATGTAACTGTGATTACGGGCATTTTGGGTTCAATATAAGGGGAATTCCCCCAAAACTTTTGATTATGGGCAGAACTTAAGTTTTgacaaaaatacttttcaagaCTTTATACACAATGATGGAAACAAAATAGGCAACCCTCAATTGTTGACAATTGATGTTCATGAACTTCTATTTGagattttaaactaaaaaaagaaaaaaacattacagGTCTAAGCAATTTCAgagtatataaaatatgaaatgttGGATAAGATCCAACTGTGTAAGTGTAGTTAGGCAGAGGTGATGCTCATTGGCcttgttatttgtttttaaaaacgATAAGGGGGAGAATTTGCCTTATTACTTACTTTATACTTGTTTAAAAAGTACcaatgatttcttttattttataataaaaaaaaaaatttgaccttaaaataaaaatattaatataaagaagttacataacaaaatatcaatttcaacaaattaaaatgattttaatttcataagtcaaaaaatacaaatatataaaattaatttttatacttcttttaattgttaatattttctAACTAATTGTcaattgatttaaaagaaatcGATAAAAATCGCATGAAAGGGGTATAATTTGGTAAATCAATTtggaataaatttatttttactattttcttttataaagattatattttaaaaatattacaccTTGTTTTCTTTGTAACACGACTGGAATTATCTTTATGAACAAGATACACTCTTTGCAATGTCTCTGCagaaaaatagtaaattaaTTACTCTGCCATTTATGCAGTCAAACACTAAAGACTTTAACATGAAAGGAAGAAGAGTGGTGGAAGGTTCACCATGACATGACTATGACGAAGAAATGAAATTGCATTAATTTGATTGTTGCTAtcttaactttttctattttattcgTTTTCATTCAGTTGTGCTTCTTCCACGTTCCTTCCAAagttacattttcttttctttgacgTTTTGGATAAGTTATTTCATTTCGTCCAAATTCTGCGTATATTCAGTTATCCACTTCACTATCCACTGTTCTTTTGATTAGTTTAAGAGAACTGTATGGACCcgaatatttacaaaaaaatatgttatctCAAGTTATTGTGATTTTCACACTTTATTTAATGCATTCtgcttataattttataaacagtgttaaaaattatattaattaatgtattactaacgtttttgttatattttaaatacatgtATCACTTTATGACAACAGGGAACTTAAGTTTGATGATACAGGCTGTTTCTTCCTTCTCTTACGGCACCATTATGAGTATTATAAAAGAGTGTTACAGGAGtctgtttttattatatttactttacaacattgttttttttcaatgtaagaaatttataattttttttataatttaagcattatattagaattaaattttaattttgattttaaaactCATTATTTCAACATTTAGGTTCTTAAATTCAAGAGTCACTCTTGTCAAAGCTCAGAGATTACACCAGGAATGGTTACTATTATAGTCAAATCCAAAACAACACCCTTTTCacactatttttttcttctcaacatGGCTTCTAATATTTTAGTACTTACTTTATTAGGCTGAACTTTTGTTCGGTAAACTAAGGTGACCAAGCCAGCAGCTCCTGCCGTGTATAAAACTTCTCTTAaacactttctttctcctttcactCTCTAAAGTCTCCACTTTTGGAGGCAAATGAAATGGTGCTGGTCCTCTTCGGAATCTTGACCCAAAGGGGACTGCCAACGTCTCACTTCTGTTAGATCAAAAGTTTCCTTTTTGCACCAACCGGAGGTGAGTTTCACCCCCAAAAGTCTCTCCTTTTCtagtttttcttccttttgtatAAGGGTGCATGCAACTGATCCCATATGATCCTTAATACGATTCAAACGGTGCTGGGCTTCTACACTTTCAGATTGTGATATGGATGACCAATTTGGACGCTTTCTATTCTTAATCTTATTTcccaaaaagaaaattttgttttcattaccaatttttaatcttttgaaGTTTCAAATTTTGACTTATCTGGTACGGGTTGATGGTTTCTGTCAGTATTTCTGAGAGTATGGAGATTTGGTACGCCCCAAAGacaaaaaattgaattcatTATGTATTTCCCAAAAGTAAAACTTAGTTTCTGTTAGTATTTATGGTCAATTGGGCTACTTCCTAGATTGTGATTGGTTATCTGAAACCTTCTGACTTGTTTAACTTTTGTTGAGGGTAAAAGAAACATGGAACATTGATTAAAAACGTTTATATGTGGATTATCTGAAATTGGAGACGTTGATGACTGGGGGAATTAGGCCGACATGGATTTTTTAGAAGGTGTTTGATGATATGGTTATTTgaaggaattttttttctttctgaatTCAATTTGAGGATTCTTCATCATATATGTCTTTACATTAGATGCGATGTTGCTTCTAAATGAATATCGAAATCTCAACATTCTCTTCTGAAAATGAAAATGCAGTCTAGTCAGCAGCCATGAAGTGTTTTACATTCTCCTatggagagaaaaaagaagagcCAAAAGGCTTGCCGTCAACATCGGGCCGGTCAGAGAATTCCATGTATAGTGATATTAGAAGATCTGGTTCTGAGTTAAATTCTCAGGAAGTTTCAGACAATGGCAGCACAGAATCTCTCAGGAGGAATGCAATATCCAGTTTGTCCCAGAGGTCCAGCAACCTCAGAGTGTTTACTGTTTCTGAACTGAAATCAGCCACAAGGAATTTCAGTCGCTCTGTTATGATCGGAGAGGGCGGCTTTGGGTGTGTCTACCTGGGATTGATTAAAAGTGTGGAGGTCCCCTCTGGAAGAATTGAAGTTGCTGTTAAACAGCTTAGTAAAAGGGGAATGCAGGTGAGGGTGtagctttttttttatttttatcttaggTCCTCTCCAATGTAAGGTCATCTTACTGTATGTTTTCATCGCATACTTTAAATTTTCTTGGGAGAAAAACCTTCAAATTCTTACATTTTGTTATCCCTAGTTGAGGCTGGAAGATTTCTGTTGTCAAGTAAGTGGTTGTTTGATTTTTGCATTGCATACATCCGATGCACATATTTAATGTTAACTACAGAAGCCATGAAGAGTAGCTTCTCTGTTGATATAAATTTGATGTGCGTTCCCAAATACACTGACATGCTATGGTTGCTACTGAAGATATGAATTATTTGTTTCTATGTATTGTTTTCTCCGCTTTAATTTTTGGTACTCTACTTTTGGCTTGTAGGGGCACAGGGAATGGGTGACAGAAGTGAATGTTCTGGGTGTTGTTGAGCATCCGAATCTTGTGAAACTAGTGGGTTATTGTGCAGAAGATGATGAAAGAGGAATCCAGCGGCTTCTGATTTATGAATACATGCCTAACAGAAGTGTGGAACACCATTTATCCCATCGATCAGAGGCTCCTCTCTCATGGAGTAGGAGATTGAAAATAGCACGAGATGCAGCTCGTGTATTAACATACCTGCATGAAGAAATGGGTTTTCAGGTATAGGTTTGTGGCACAAGTTTCATAAATTCCTATTCAATTTAATAAGCCTTTGTCTACAAATCTTTTGCTGCACATTTATATAACCCAGATGGCCACATCCCCAAAGGAAAAAGGTGAATTACTCTGTCCTCACCGAAAAGATGCTAACACTATACTTTCCTCTCACACTCTTTTATGTTAACATTTAAACTCCCTCCCTTATGACATGAAATGTGTTAGTCCATTTAATGCAAACAACTACTAATGAGTTTCCCACGGACATTTTTCCTCTGTAAAACTTTAGCTAGTTTTGAGCATCCTATCAACGCCTTTACACGGACTTTAGGACTTTAAATGATGAAATGATGTTTTTAGACACCCTTGTTAATGGCTTTGGAACTTAAAATCTTTATTTCATCTTCTAGCATTCCAGAGTCTACCTACTAAGCTAAAAGGTTGTTTGTTATCTGATACATTTTTTCATATATGGGAATCATGAATCGTAGGAATTATAATACTCATGAATGACTAAATTCTATttggttaataaaaaatattgctAGAAATATTCATGCTGTGTTTCTAGAAATTTCCTAAAATCTTTAATTCATTACTGTGTTAAATGATGTAATAAGGCTAACATGGTGTTTTTctcattaaaatttttatttaattcagaAAAGTTAGCTTCCTACCTTCTTTCGTAAGAATCTTTTTGTGAGgatgttattttttcttaaagtaAACCAAGCATAGAAAATATAGTTTACCAATTTCAGAAAACCGGGAAACtaaaatttttctttctacTAGACATCACCTAAGGATCACAAAGATAGAAAACTAGTTGTAAGGGGCTTGTTCACGTTAAAGTAGACTAAAGCATAAAACATGTTAATCTCTCGGGGAAGGCACTGTAATTTAAGCATATCTCATGAAAGAGAAGTGTAATTTAgctaaaaaagaagaaaggtaTCTGGGAGGAGTTAATTTGAGTACTTTGATCAATGtcatgtttaatttatttaccaTTCATATCTCGGTGCAGTAAATGCCATGCTAACTGTGTACTCATCATGCAGATAATTTTCAGAGATTTCAAATCTTCAAATATCCTTTtggatgaacaatggaatgcaAAGCTCTCAGACTTTGGGTTGGCAAGGTTGGGACCATCGGATGGACTGACTCATGTCTCAACAGCGGTATGGCTTTGTGTACTATTAATCCATGATTTTGTAAATAGATATTGCTAACATATTAAGACTGGTAATTGCCTTTAATCGTTTTAATTCACATGAGAAAATAGAGAAATTCAATATAAGACTAGGGGTAAATCTTTAGTCGTCTGTAGATTGAGTGGGGCTGGATAACATTGTGAAAAATATGAAGTATAATAGAATGAATCTTGATTCAGTTCTGAAAATCGTAAGAAATAACCATCTATAGAAGCTAAATGTGTGTAAAAAATTGAGTTCGTTTCTTGATTATTCTTACAGAGTGATTAGGACctaactcaatcctacaaaatcACTTTGTGAGGTGAGGATTATATCcatttatatactatattttgatattatctATAGTTGATATGAGATTTTAAGTTTTCTCCAATACACTTCCTCATATACTATTGGACTTCATATGTATGTAACATGGCGAGTAATCCTTTTAGATAGACTCTAATATAACATAAAGAAAGGAGAAGCTTTATTAATTCTGAATGATGCAAAAGCTACCTTATGAGGGTCAACAAAAGCTATTATATCTGTACAAAAAAGATACTAGCTATGGTTAATAGATTACAGTTAACTAACAATAGCACATACATAGTCAAGAAGCCATCTAATGACTATTTTGTATCTAAATAAagcagaaaacaaaaattataacagCAAATAATGTGTACTCTAATAATGTTTACTCGAATAATGTATAGTCTAATACAATACTCAATCTAAATTCAGCTTTCATTTTATCACTGTTATTTCAACATGGGCATGCAGATGGTTAAGTTGCCCCCTTTTGGCACCCCCTTTTGTTGTTCAAGTGTGTAACATATTGCTCAACAGCACCCAAccataaaaaattgtaatccAATGACCATATTACTTGTGTTCATATATGGCTGTCTGTGCTTCTCAGGTTGTAGGAACAATGGGATATGCATCTCCAGAATATGTTCAAACTGGACGTCTAACATCAAAGAATGACGTGTGGAGCTACGGTGTCTTCCTTTATGAACTCATCACCGGTAGGCGCCCTATAGATCGAAATCGCCCCAGGGGTGAGCAGAAGCTCTTGGAATGGATAAGGCCATACCTATCAGATGGGAGAAAATTTCAACTAATATTAGACCCAAGACTAGATAAGAAACAAATCTTCAAATCAGCCCATAGACTCTCTATGATAGCAAACCGATGCTTGGTAAAAAATCCAAAGAATCGCCCAAAGATGAGTGAGGTATTGGAAATGGTGAATGGGATGTTAGAATCTTCCTCATCCCGTTCCAGTCCACCATTGCCCTTGAGGAGTGTGGCAAGAGTGGAAACTTCCCAGGATACTGAAACAAATAACAAGAAACGGACCATGGATCAGAAGCCTGGAGAAAGTAATTGGTTTGCTAGGATGTGGAGACCAAAGCTTGTTAGAACATGTTGATTATTGCAATTTAAAGCCGTCAAGCCTGAGCAAAATTTCTTCATGATTAGATAAGAGCTCATGCATGATATGGTGTCTCCAGCCATGCTACCATAAACAATGTGTGCAACTTTTCCCTTAATAGGATGTGTATAAATCTGCCATCACATACTACTTACCAAGTACCATAGGTGTTTCTTTCTTGTCAAGTTATTGAGGAAATTTTCTGCGATGATTTATGAACTTAAAGAGAGACTACAGGTTTCTGATGTAAAATAGTTTAgctatacttttaaattaatctttagCCTCATCTTGTAATTTTACTACTTCTGTTAGAGGTCCCTGGAAGTTCTGCAGTCTCTGCAACAAATGCATAAAATGCATGAATGATTCTTGCCTAAGATCAGAAGCCAAGAAATTAATCCTACTTGGAAATCACCTTATCCTTGAGTTTCTTTGGTTGAACTGATATAGGTTTAAAATGACGTGAACTTGTGATTGTTGAGATATTTTGTGTGCTCTTAAAATGTGCATGAATGATTATtctgataatttatttatatatgttgatTTTGTCTgtgtaagtttttaatattatatcaaaTCATCATGTAACAATGTCACAATCAATGGTACCTGACTTAAAACCAAAGTAAAAAAGGGTTTCATTGCCTTTCTGACATGAATATCGCCTAAATTCCAAGCAGCAGCATCCAGCCATTATTAGTAAGTCATAAGGGGAATCCATTAACAATTGAATAGTTTTTTATGtgagaaataattttaaaataactttcagttttaattgttttttaaaacttatataatcaaatcactgtataaatatgaaattattattaatactggaatttatatgtaaaatgaCCCATCATTGAGGATGAATAATTTATTTGCTAAGCTTTAAGATTTTACTtatgatgaaaagaaaaaagttatttcccagattaaaaatgactttttttatcGCATTAATAATCTTACCGAAAACTAtttcttaaaaacaaaaactttgaTCCTTAAAAAGCCCTCCTAAAACTAATCTTATCAAATATGCTCCCAATACAAAAATGCTGGCCGTTTATACTAATCAACTGATTGTAATTAACATTGAATTCTCCAAACTGTAGtaaatattagttaattttagACAAATCTTTATATGTTTTGGTTATATGTTAAAAGAATgattgagttaaaaaaattttagaCAGTTCTTATCTCACACTGGTTATGATCAAATTACACTGAACTTACTAATTGTTACATAATCTCATCAATGTTTATCCAAACACAGGACATGCAGGTCACGAATAAGCTAGAGCTGGAAGTTTCATGTCAATGGGTATAGCTGTTTATGAACTCATTACAAAGAGAAGACTTCATAACTGGAAGCATGCTATGATTGGTGAAGAACTGATGCATATTTTACAGTGGCATGTTGTGACAGAAAATGTGCAGCCTTTTTATCTGATCTTAGAGATGTGTATAAATCTGGCACGTGGGAGCATATGGGTGGTGCTTCTGTCTTGTCAAGGCAATTTAGGAAATTGATTATGAATCTCATGGGAGACTATAGGTTTCCATGGAAGACACTGTAGGCATCTTGGCTGACACTAGTGCTGCTTCTATCTGTTCTACTTTTCGGAGAAATCATAATTGCTGGAAAGTAACCACTCAAGAGAAAATGGCTGTAAAAGTCTAGCTGTAGTTTTAAACAAATCTTCATCAAGATATTCTGGTTTTACTACTTCCATGAGAGTTCTGCACAGATTTTGCAGGGTCCTACATGCATAAACATATTTCATCTTTAACGTTGTTCTCAACACAATATACACATTTCCATAATAAATGTATAAACAATATAATTGAGTAAATCTTAGCACCAATTGAAATAAATAGATTATGTACAAGGTTATAAATTTTGAGAGTTTATGTAAATTCGTGCTAGTAAAGTAAACTCGACTCGTTTGTAAACTTGTAAGAGTTTATTttagatgaaaaaattatataaataatatcttaattcaaataagtctacaaaattatataactttaaataaataaaatttatagatatattattcataaaaataaatattgtaaaacataaatatttggaTTATGGTTATTAGTTTTGAtgcatttcattaaatatataataaaaaaagaattgtagcaatcaattttcttaatttttctccCTTTCAAGCTCGCAGAATCACTCCAAACTCGCGATTCTATACAATCCTACCGATTTCACAATCAATTCTACCAAGTTTATGCAGAAAACGAGTTTACTTCCGAATTAACTTGGAAGTCATGTTTGAGAACATAAACTCGTACGAGTTAACTCGAGAGTTTGATAACCACATACAAGTCATTAATGTTGTGTTTATAAAAGTTGAATTTAAAATTCCATATAAATAATAGAGTTTACCAACTTAAATTTGTTGgttaagttaaatttttaataagtttaatcaaaataattcatGCATAACTAACTGTTTTTATATACCTTTATTTAGAAAGTActattaaaatgatataatcTTTTGAGGTAGCTTATTCATTTATGTTTGgataaattttgtataataaaTTAAAGCTAGTTTATATATGATGTTAATACATAGAAAAATTATACCgacttttctaaaataaaatttggcttatctataaattaaaatttatcttttacaatttattaaatgttttagaaATGGTATGCGAGAGAAAGAAAGTCCCCGACATTTCCTCTACTGCGGGAGAAGCAGACCTGAGCCATGGGAGAACGAGAACAGACGAAGAGCAAAGGAAAAAACGGGTAAGAGAGAAACTCAaacttttatttgtgttttatttgtgtAGAAGTATTTCTTCTTCTATTCTGTAACACATTGAAAACAAGAAAAGTGGAACCTAAATATAGGGTTCAAGGCAAAGAtggaaaaaacagaaaaatctAAAACTTAACTAACATCATTAATTGATTACTGCATTTTAGGCAGTAGTCTAACAAATTCTAACAATCCAAAAAAATGAACCCCCTTAAAGAAATAGTTATCAacccttaaaaaaatattttaaaaaagtaatttatacaaaaaattatgttattctcattttttaaattgctCAAAAATaagtgattttaaaaaatattatctgaTGATCATGTATGTCCTGTCACTTTAAGGAAAATAACTATGAGAACAGTTATTTTGATTGCTTAATATTCTGACTTTTACTTTGCTTTTTTCTGgataaaattaaaggaaaaaggaaagtgcttttcctttcattttccaTGGGGAAACATTtctggtaaaaaaaaaaagagctaAACTCaagttaaaatgtaaaaaaaaaaaactttatacgTAATAATTcttagtttttgaattttgtattttgagacaagtttttcttattatatttattatgttcaaaattttttatttcattttatttgaaacgTATGGACAATGATCAATTTGATTTGGATTTGGGTTGAATTGAACGGATTGATTTGCTCTCGTCATTGCATATGTGATTTTTCCGTGGACGTCATTAGAAATGTCTTTTACAAGTTGTCATAGTAATCCAATTCTCTGAATTTGATTAAATACTAACTTTGacgttaaattttatattttgtaagttttttttttctataaaaatttgaatttcctGTTAATTATTTACGAGTTTTGCAAAGTCACACCAAATATTGATAAGAAAAGTTctacaaaatataaacaattataacaacAAAGAGATTGATTTTCCAAATCTAGAAATTATCGACATGagttttgtttttctcaataaggtttttccttttatacatCTAAAAGTCGAATATATGAGattaatatgtttaaatatCCGACTATTAATAATCGTGTTAGGTCTTTGTTTCTtacataacattttaaaaatactttctttttattatttaaacttaaCAAAGAtcgaaaacttaaaaaaaaaaatgcaattgaaaattaatttaatgttccTTGTTGCAAGATATTCCGCCCGCCAGTGCAGACCTTAAAATAAATACAGAGTTTCTTTCATAGGAAATAATTTTTCGATCACGTAACTGCTTGAagttaagagaaagaaaatattacTTGTAAGTtagaaaaatcatatacaaAATTGAATAACAACAGAAATATTAAAGTAGTAACTTCTCGTTTCCATCTTGAACGTTTTATATAATTC
This sequence is a window from Vigna angularis cultivar LongXiaoDou No.4 chromosome 2, ASM1680809v1, whole genome shotgun sequence. Protein-coding genes within it:
- the LOC108322449 gene encoding serine/threonine-protein kinase PCRK1; its protein translation is MKCFTFSYGEKKEEPKGLPSTSGRSENSMYSDIRRSGSELNSQEVSDNGSTESLRRNAISSLSQRSSNLRVFTVSELKSATRNFSRSVMIGEGGFGCVYLGLIKSVEVPSGRIEVAVKQLSKRGMQGHREWVTEVNVLGVVEHPNLVKLVGYCAEDDERGIQRLLIYEYMPNRSVEHHLSHRSEAPLSWSRRLKIARDAARVLTYLHEEMGFQIIFRDFKSSNILLDEQWNAKLSDFGLARLGPSDGLTHVSTAVVGTMGYASPEYVQTGRLTSKNDVWSYGVFLYELITGRRPIDRNRPRGEQKLLEWIRPYLSDGRKFQLILDPRLDKKQIFKSAHRLSMIANRCLVKNPKNRPKMSEVLEMVNGMLESSSSRSSPPLPLRSVARVETSQDTETNNKKRTMDQKPGESNWFARMWRPKLVRTC